From a region of the Hippopotamus amphibius kiboko isolate mHipAmp2 chromosome 3, mHipAmp2.hap2, whole genome shotgun sequence genome:
- the LOC130850091 gene encoding putative olfactory receptor 5AK3, whose translation MVFLVIYVLTLVGNIGMILLIKTESSLHTPMYFFLQNLAFVDLCYASAITPKILQNLKSTKKSISLIGCVVQLLVYGTFVTSDGYILAAMAVDRYVAICNPLHYPTVMSQRVCLQLLVGSYFMGFLNAFVNVSFTFSLNFYKSNKINHFFCDEPPILALSCSRIYFNIMLLAAFVGFNLTFTVSVIIFSYMFILAAILKISSAAGRKKAFSTCASHLTAVTIFYGTLSYMYLHHRTIESQEQEKLSSVFYGVMIPMLNPLI comes from the coding sequence ATGGTGTTTCTAGTGATCTATGTGCTCACCCTAGTGGGTAACATTGGCATGATCCTACTCATCAAGACTGAGTCTTCCcttcacacccccatgtactttttcctccaAAACTTGGCTTTCGTTGACCTCTGTTATGCCTCTGCTATCACTCCCAAGATATTGCAGAATTTGAAGAGCACAAAAAAATCCATCTCACTCATAGGATGTGTGGTGCAGTTACTAGTCTATGGTACTTTTGTAACAAGTGACGGCTACATCCTGGCTGCTATGGCCGTGGACCgttatgtggccatctgcaacccaCTCCACTATCCAACAGTCATGTCCCAGAGAGTCTGCCTTCAACTCTTAGTTGGTTCATACTTCATGGGTTTCCTAAATGCTTTTGTCAATGTAAGTTTTACTTTCTCACTGAACTTTTACAAATCCAATAAAATTAACCACTTTTTCTGTGATGAACCCCCAATTCTGGCCCTCTCATGCTCCAGAATTTACTTCAACATCATGCTTCTAGCAGCCTTTGTGGGGTTTAACTTGACATTCACTGTGTCAGTCATCATCTTTTCCTACATGTTTATCTTGGCTGCCATTCTGAAGATCTCTTCTGCTGCAGGGAGGAAAAAAGCCTTCTCCACGTGTGCCTCCCACCTGACAGCTGTCACCATTTTCTATGGGACTCTCTCTTACATGTATCTGCACCATCGTACAATAGAGTCTCAAGAGCAAGAAAAATTGTCTTCTGTGTTTTATGGTGTTATGATCCCCATGTTAAACCCCCTCATCTAA
- the LOC130850043 gene encoding putative olfactory receptor 5AK3, with translation MDKNNGTAVTEFILLGFAGQHKTWHVLFMVFLVIYVLTLVGNIGMILLIKIESSLHTPMYFFLQNLAFVDLCYTSAVTPKMLQNFVGTKQSISFIGCVVQLLVYGAFATSDAYILAAMAVDRYVAICNPLRYPTVMSQRVCIQLLVGSYFMGFLNASVNTSFTFSLNFCKSNKINHFFCDEPPILALSCSSIYFNIMLLAAFVGFNLMFTVSVIIFSYMFILAAILKISSAAGRKKAFSTCASHLTAVTIFYGTLSYMYLHHSTIESQEQEKMSSVFYGVMIPMLNPLIYSLRNQDVREALKEVRKKCF, from the coding sequence ATGGACAAAAACAATGGTACTGCAGTGACTGAATTCATCCTCCTGGGATTCGCTGGTCAACACAAGACTTGGCATGTCCTCTTCATGGTATTTCTAGTGATCTATGTGCTCACCCTAGTGGGTAACATTGGCATGATCCTACTCATCAAGATTGAGTCTTCCcttcacacccccatgtactttttcctccaAAACTTGGCATTCGTTGATCTCTGCTACACCTCTGCTGTTACTCCTAAGATGTTGCAAAACTTTGTAGGGACAAAACAATCCATCTCATTCATAGGATGTGTGGTGCAGTTACTAGTCTATGGTGCTTTTGCAACAAGTGACGCCTACATCCTGGCTGCTATGGCCGTGGACCgttatgtggccatctgtaacccACTCCGCTATCCAACAGTCATGTCCCAGAGAGTCTGCATTCAACTCTTAGTTGGTTCATACTTCATGGGTTTCCTAAATGCTTCTGTAAACACAAGTTTTACTTTCTCACTGAACTTTTGCAAATCTAATAAAATTAACCACTTTTTCTGTGATGAACCTCCAATTCTGGCCCTCTCATGCTCCAGTATTTACTTCAACATCATGCTTCTGGCAGCCTTTGTGGGGTTTAACTTGATGTTCACTGTATCAGTCATCATCTTTTCCTACATGTTTATCCTGGCTGCCATCCTGAAGATCTCTTCTGCTGCAGGGAGGAAAAAAGCCTTCTCCACGTGTGCCTCCCACCTGACAGCCGTCACTATTTTCTATGGGACTCTCTCTTACATGTATCTGCACCATAGTACCATAGAGTCTCAAGAGCAAGAAAAAATGTCTTCTGTGTTTTATGGTGTTATGATCCCCATGTTAAATCCCCTCATCTACAGCCTGAGAAACCAAGATGTGAGAGAAGCTCTAAAAGAGGTTAGAAAGAAGTGTTTTTAA
- the LOC130850086 gene encoding putative olfactory receptor 5AK3 — MEQNNGTEVTEFILLGFAGQHKTWHVLFIVFLVIYVLTLVGNIGMILLIKIDSSLHTPMYFFLQNLAFVDLCYTSAITPKMLQNFVGTEQSISFIGCVVQLLVYGAFVTSDCYILAAMAVDRYVAICNPLRYPTVMSQRVCIQLLVGSYIMGFLNASVNVSLIFSLNFCKSNKINHFFCDAPPILALSCSSISVSIILTAFVGFNLMFTVSVVFFSYMFILAAILKISSAAGRKKAFSTCASHLTAVTIFYGTLSYMYLCHCTTESQEQEKMSSVFYGVMIPMLNPLIYSLRNQDVKEALKGVGKKCF, encoded by the coding sequence ATGGAACAAAACAATGGCACTGAAGTGACTGAATTCATTCTCCTGGGATTCGCTGGTCAACACAAGACTTGGCATGTTCTCTTCATAGTATTTCTAGTGATCTATGTGCTCACCCTAGTGGGTAATATCGGGATGATCCTACTCATCAAGATTGATTCCTCCcttcacacccccatgtactttttcctccaAAACTTGGCATTCGTTGATCTCTGCTACACCTCTGCTATTACTCCAAAAATGCTACAAAACTTTGTAGGGACAGAACAATCCATCTCATTCATAGGATGTGTGGTGCAGTTACTAGTCTATGGTGCTTTTGTAACAAGTGACTGCTACATCCTGGCAGCTATGGCCGtggaccgctatgtggccatctgtaacccACTCCGCTATCCAACAGTCATGTCCCAGAGAGTCTGCATTCAACTCTTAGTTGGTTCATACATTATGGGTTTCCTAAATGCCTCTGTAAATGTAAGTTTAATTTTTTCACTGAACTTTTGCAAATCCAATAAAATTAACCACTTTTTCTGTGATGCACCCCCAATTCTGGCCCTCTCATGCTCCAGTATTTCTGTCAGCATCATACTAACAGCCTTTGTGGGGTTCAATTTGATGTTCACTGTGTCAGTTGTCTTCTTTTCCTACATGTTTATCCTGGCTGCCATCCTGAAGATCTCTTCTGCTGCAGGGAGGAaaaaagccttctccacctgtgcctcccacCTGACAGCCGTCACCATTTTCTATGGGACTCTCTCTTACATGTATCTGTGCCATTGCACCACAGAGTCTCAAGAGCAAGAAAAAATGTCTTCTGTGTTTTATGGTGTTATGATCCCCATGTTAAATCCCCTCATCTACAGCCTGAGAAACCAAGATGTAAAAGAAGCCCTAAAAGGAGTTGGAAAGAAGTGTTTCTAG